In a single window of the Leptolyngbyaceae cyanobacterium genome:
- a CDS encoding prepilin-type N-terminal cleavage/methylation domain-containing protein has protein sequence MAAQLLKALLNLRKSKSKKRKKNAGFTLLELLVATLIATMIILALLDMVVDLLQTDRREYARNETQREMQMALDYMVNDIREAAYVYNETELSDVRNFLDIPQEYTPILAFWKPETIADTDLDDLGNCSRFGNNNPDRTECDQLIIRRRAFSLVVYLQKVNTPQERERRWKGISRIERFQLNKYAQNGVTNLRKTERYVDPQENTVTFASWPRIASSDPNNPRGGAPAPGAGRAQGSRAVLVDFVDFPTTNRTDNLAPPANSRCPDENLPQAQRFYSPIPNPTSSFSSGFNNPSFMVCVSTNNTFNNGADLSNTNQDVLIFLRGNPTGKAGVKIAPLIAVKTQAVARGVVNKQPQ, from the coding sequence ATGGCTGCACAACTTTTAAAAGCTCTACTCAATCTGCGAAAATCTAAGTCAAAAAAGCGCAAAAAAAACGCAGGTTTTACTCTGTTGGAACTGTTGGTCGCTACTCTGATCGCTACGATGATCATCCTTGCCCTGCTAGACATGGTAGTGGATCTGTTGCAAACAGACCGTCGAGAATATGCTCGCAATGAAACCCAACGGGAAATGCAGATGGCTCTCGACTATATGGTTAACGATATTAGAGAAGCGGCTTATGTTTACAACGAAACTGAACTCAGTGATGTTAGAAATTTTCTAGATATACCCCAGGAATATACACCAATTTTGGCTTTCTGGAAGCCAGAAACTATTGCAGATACGGATTTAGATGATTTAGGTAATTGCAGTCGGTTTGGTAATAACAATCCTGACAGAACAGAGTGCGATCAACTCATAATCAGACGCCGCGCTTTTAGCTTGGTGGTTTACCTACAAAAAGTAAACACACCTCAGGAAAGAGAAAGGAGATGGAAGGGAATATCTCGCATTGAGCGTTTTCAACTAAATAAATACGCACAAAACGGAGTAACCAATCTCCGAAAAACAGAAAGATATGTAGATCCGCAAGAAAATACAGTTACCTTTGCTTCTTGGCCTCGCATAGCTAGCAGCGATCCTAACAATCCGCGTGGCGGTGCGCCAGCACCAGGTGCAGGAAGAGCTCAAGGTAGCAGAGCAGTGCTAGTTGATTTCGTAGATTTTCCTACTACCAATCGCACGGATAACTTAGCACCACCAGCTAATTCTCGGTGTCCGGATGAAAATTTACCGCAAGCTCAACGGTTTTACAGCCCCATTCCTAACCCAACCAGTAGTTTTAGCAGCGGCTTCAATAATCCTAGCTTTATGGTTTGCGTCAGTACTAATAATACCTTTAATAATGGTGCAGACTTAAGCAATACTAACCAAGACGTGCTTATTTTCTTGAGAGGTAACCCGACAGGAAAAGCAGGGGTTAAAATTGCACCACTAATTGCTGTGAAAACCCAAGCAGTAGCTCGTGGTGTAGTTAACAAACAACCTCAATAG
- a CDS encoding prepilin-type N-terminal cleavage/methylation domain-containing protein, producing the protein MLLRNVRFASPVLEKSPPSTPIPTQHCQTKQTTLTPKGILAKVSKGNSSEQGMSLLECLIAIVVVTMVITFLTPPIFIAVATRIQNRRAEQAIQLAQGEVDRVRRTVERGSYEDRDLPPQGGVSDNNVKQQAAPSSTVRPEDIPNTQSFPSSATQGLLVDVNGDGSDDFIVQTYRTPGVRNNTGRLVGFNIGVRVYTVSIRDNWGLVENPPQRSASLKFSTALGQQQRRPLALMYTSVVRSDARTSLQCYHEFLGRPISGNDRCNN; encoded by the coding sequence ATGCTACTAAGAAACGTTCGATTTGCATCTCCAGTTTTGGAGAAATCTCCACCATCTACCCCCATTCCAACTCAACATTGCCAAACTAAGCAAACTACATTAACTCCCAAAGGAATATTAGCCAAGGTCTCAAAGGGTAATAGCTCAGAGCAAGGAATGAGCTTATTAGAATGTTTGATCGCCATTGTAGTTGTGACGATGGTAATCACTTTTTTGACACCACCAATTTTTATCGCTGTGGCTACTCGCATTCAAAACCGACGAGCAGAACAAGCAATACAACTAGCACAAGGAGAAGTTGACCGGGTAAGAAGAACTGTAGAGCGAGGATCTTATGAAGACCGAGATTTACCTCCTCAAGGTGGTGTAAGTGACAATAATGTTAAGCAACAGGCAGCGCCTAGTTCAACGGTAAGACCAGAAGACATTCCTAATACTCAAAGTTTTCCATCATCAGCGACCCAAGGTTTATTGGTTGATGTTAATGGCGATGGTTCTGATGATTTTATCGTACAAACTTACCGTACTCCAGGAGTTAGAAATAATACTGGAAGACTAGTTGGTTTTAACATAGGTGTAAGAGTTTATACGGTTTCTATACGTGATAACTGGGGCTTGGTAGAAAACCCTCCTCAAAGATCTGCTTCTTTGAAATTCAGTACTGCTCTGGGGCAACAGCAACGTCGTCCTTTAGCGCTTATGTATACCAGCGTTGTCCGTAGTGATGCTCGCACTTCACTTCAGTGCTATCACGAATTTTTAGGTCGGCCAATTTCTGGTAACGATCGGTGTAATAATTAA